The Agromyces hippuratus genome has a window encoding:
- a CDS encoding Rv3235 family protein, with protein MTARDAIGARTAATRSSTARLLGDDDEFFARQPARRTELPDPEPLLRSLTHCVIEALAGARDLEQLARWVDDDVYRNLSKRVVLAARARRAKGQAPQRPAFSIGRVHVYEPTDGVIEAVVMVHQRARSRAVAIRIEGFDQRWRASAIGVL; from the coding sequence ATGACCGCACGCGACGCGATCGGCGCCCGAACCGCCGCGACTCGCAGCTCGACGGCGCGCCTGCTCGGCGACGACGACGAGTTCTTCGCCCGACAACCCGCACGCCGTACCGAACTGCCCGATCCCGAGCCGCTCCTGCGCAGCCTCACCCATTGCGTCATCGAGGCGCTCGCGGGTGCCCGAGATCTCGAACAGCTCGCGAGGTGGGTCGACGACGACGTCTACCGCAACCTCTCGAAGCGGGTCGTGCTCGCGGCCCGCGCCCGACGCGCCAAGGGCCAGGCCCCGCAACGGCCCGCATTCTCGATCGGCCGCGTGCACGTGTACGAGCCGACCGACGGCGTCATCGAGGCCGTCGTGATGGTGCACCAACGAGCCCGCTCGCGAGCGGTCGCGATCCGCATCGAGGGGTTCGATCAACGCTGGCGCGCGAGCGCCATCGGCGTGCTCTGA
- the secA gene encoding preprotein translocase subunit SecA, translated as MASILERVLRVGEGRTLKRLENYAAAINALEDGFQALSDDELRNETVELRERYANGESLDDLLPEAFAAVREASRRTLGLRHFDVQLMGGAALHLGNIAEMKTGEGKTLVATTAAYLNALTSRGVHVITVNDFLASYQSELMGRVFRALGMTTGCIVAGQNPQVRREQYAADITYGTNNEFGFDYLRDNMAWQASDMVQRGHHFAIVDEVDSILIDEARTPLIISGPASGEANRWFTEFANLAKRLVPDVDFEVDEKKRTVGVLEPGIEKVEDYLGIDNLYESANTPLISFLNNSIKANALFKRDKDYVVMNGEVLIVDEHTGRILVGRRYNEGIHQAIEAKEGVQVKAENQTLATVTLQNYFRLYSKLSGMTGTAETEASEFMSTYKLGVVPIPTNKPMVRIDQPDLVYKNEEAKFAQVVEDIVERHKQGQPVLVGTTSVEKSEYLSRLLAKKGVRHEVLNAKNHAREAAIVAQAGRHGAVTVATNMAGRGTDVMLGGNAEFIAVQLMHERGLSPVDTPEEYEAAWDEVFEKVKAEVAVEAEKVLTAGGLYVLGTERHESRRIDNQLRGRSGRQGDPGESRFYLSLTDDLMRLFNAGAAESLMSRGVPDDVAIESKVVSRAIRSAQSQVEARNAEIRKNVLKYDDVLNRQREAIYSDRRHILEGDDLHERTQKFLEDVIDEVLDSHTAEGNPEDWDFDALWTELKTLYPIGITIDEVVAEAGEKGRVNRDFIRREILSDAKVAYARREEQLGSPAMRELERRVVLSVIDRRWRDHLYEMDYLKDGIGLRAMAQRDPLVEYQREGYAMFQQMMGSIREETVGFLFNLEVEVAPQPGAAGAKIEAKGLGRQGAPDDKLSYSAPSDAGGVEVRNQRGQVQQAATQRARRAVAESQAPAAEESRGAFGQRTGGDVAPQNRAERRAQDRKGN; from the coding sequence GTGGCTTCGATTCTGGAAAGGGTCCTCCGCGTCGGTGAGGGCCGAACCCTCAAGCGGCTGGAGAACTACGCAGCGGCGATCAACGCCCTCGAAGACGGATTCCAGGCGCTCAGCGATGACGAACTGCGGAACGAGACCGTCGAACTCCGCGAGCGCTACGCGAACGGCGAGTCGCTCGACGACCTGCTGCCCGAGGCGTTCGCCGCGGTGCGCGAGGCCAGCCGCCGCACGCTGGGCCTCCGTCACTTCGACGTGCAACTCATGGGCGGGGCTGCGCTCCACCTCGGCAACATCGCCGAGATGAAGACCGGTGAGGGCAAGACCCTCGTCGCCACGACCGCCGCGTACCTCAACGCGCTCACGAGCCGCGGCGTGCACGTCATCACGGTCAACGACTTCCTCGCGAGCTACCAGTCGGAGCTCATGGGCCGCGTCTTCCGCGCCCTCGGCATGACCACCGGATGCATCGTGGCCGGTCAGAACCCGCAGGTGCGACGCGAGCAGTACGCCGCCGACATCACCTACGGCACGAACAACGAGTTCGGCTTCGACTACCTGCGCGACAACATGGCCTGGCAGGCGAGCGACATGGTGCAGCGCGGCCACCACTTCGCGATCGTCGACGAGGTGGACTCGATCCTCATCGACGAGGCCCGCACGCCGCTCATCATCTCGGGCCCCGCCTCGGGCGAGGCGAACCGCTGGTTCACCGAGTTCGCGAACCTCGCGAAGCGACTCGTGCCCGATGTCGACTTCGAGGTCGACGAGAAGAAGCGCACCGTCGGCGTGCTCGAACCCGGCATCGAGAAGGTCGAAGACTATCTGGGCATCGACAACCTGTACGAGTCGGCGAACACCCCGTTGATCTCGTTCCTCAACAACTCGATCAAGGCGAACGCCCTGTTCAAGCGCGACAAGGACTACGTCGTGATGAACGGCGAGGTGCTCATCGTCGACGAGCACACCGGCCGCATCCTCGTCGGCCGCCGCTACAACGAGGGCATCCACCAGGCGATCGAGGCGAAGGAGGGCGTGCAGGTCAAGGCCGAGAACCAGACCCTCGCGACCGTCACACTGCAGAACTACTTCCGGCTCTACTCGAAGCTCTCCGGCATGACGGGTACCGCCGAGACCGAGGCATCCGAGTTCATGTCGACCTACAAGCTGGGCGTGGTGCCGATCCCCACGAACAAGCCGATGGTGCGCATCGACCAGCCCGACCTCGTCTACAAGAACGAGGAGGCGAAGTTCGCCCAGGTCGTCGAGGACATCGTGGAGCGCCACAAGCAGGGTCAGCCCGTGCTCGTCGGCACCACGAGCGTCGAGAAGAGCGAGTACCTCTCGCGCCTCCTCGCCAAGAAGGGCGTGCGACACGAGGTGCTGAACGCGAAGAACCACGCTCGCGAGGCTGCGATCGTCGCGCAGGCCGGTCGCCACGGCGCCGTGACCGTCGCGACGAACATGGCCGGTCGTGGTACCGACGTCATGCTCGGCGGCAACGCCGAGTTCATCGCCGTGCAGCTCATGCACGAGCGCGGCCTCAGCCCGGTCGACACTCCCGAGGAGTACGAGGCCGCGTGGGACGAGGTCTTCGAGAAGGTCAAGGCCGAGGTCGCCGTCGAAGCCGAGAAGGTGCTCACCGCCGGCGGGCTCTACGTGCTCGGCACCGAGCGTCACGAGTCGCGCCGCATCGACAACCAGCTGCGCGGTCGTTCCGGCCGTCAGGGCGACCCCGGCGAGAGCCGGTTCTACCTGTCGCTGACCGACGACCTCATGCGCCTCTTCAACGCGGGTGCCGCCGAGAGCCTCATGTCGCGTGGCGTGCCCGACGACGTCGCCATCGAGTCCAAGGTCGTCTCGCGGGCCATCCGTTCGGCGCAGTCGCAGGTCGAGGCGCGCAACGCCGAGATCCGCAAGAACGTGCTGAAGTACGACGACGTGCTGAACCGTCAGCGCGAGGCGATCTACAGCGACCGCCGCCACATCCTCGAGGGCGACGACCTGCACGAGCGCACGCAGAAGTTCCTCGAAGACGTCATCGACGAGGTGCTCGACAGCCACACGGCCGAGGGCAACCCCGAGGACTGGGACTTCGACGCCCTCTGGACCGAGCTGAAGACGCTGTACCCGATCGGCATCACGATCGACGAGGTCGTCGCCGAGGCCGGCGAGAAGGGGCGGGTCAACCGCGACTTCATCCGCCGCGAGATCCTCTCCGATGCGAAGGTCGCCTACGCCCGTCGCGAGGAGCAGCTCGGTTCGCCCGCCATGCGCGAACTCGAGCGACGCGTGGTGCTCTCGGTCATCGACCGTCGCTGGCGCGACCACCTCTACGAGATGGACTACCTGAAGGACGGCATCGGCCTGCGCGCCATGGCGCAGCGCGACCCGCTGGTCGAGTACCAGCGCGAGGGCTACGCGATGTTCCAGCAGATGATGGGTTCGATCCGCGAGGAGACCGTCGGCTTCCTCTTCAACCTCGAGGTCGAGGTGGCACCGCAGCCCGGTGCCGCCGGCGCGAAGATCGAGGCGAAGGGGCTCGGCCGTCAGGGAGCGCCCGACGACAAGCTCAGCTACTCGGCACCGAGTGACGCCGGCGGCGTCGAGGTGCGCAACCAGCGTGGCCAGGTGCAGCAGGCGGCGACGCAGCGCGCCCGCCGTGCCGTCGCCGAGAGCCAGGCCCCCGCGGCCGAGGAGTCGCGCGGCGCCTTCGGGCAGCGCACCGGCGGCGACGTCGCTCCGCAGAACCGCGCGGAGCGTCGGGCCCAGGACCGCAAGGGCAACTGA
- the hpf gene encoding ribosome hibernation-promoting factor, HPF/YfiA family, with protein MELNIVGRNLGITDRFRAYVAEKSEKVSHLAERAISLDVKLSRHNEKNGNPGPDRVELTLVGKGPVVRAEADGSDKYAAFDVALGRLLERIRRAKDRRKVHRGGSRRPTSLREATDAGFSEVGVQAAAPEVLAQVRTGSTPAIDEFEPHVDEDEVYTPVVIRRKVFAATPMTVDDALYFMELVGHDFYLFVDAESGRPSVVYRRKGWDYGVIGLDERAEGRSPATSPVELQRVTA; from the coding sequence ATGGAACTGAACATCGTCGGACGAAACCTGGGGATCACGGACCGATTCCGCGCCTACGTGGCGGAGAAGTCCGAGAAGGTGTCGCATCTGGCAGAGCGCGCGATCTCACTCGACGTGAAGCTCAGCCGGCACAACGAGAAGAACGGAAACCCCGGGCCCGACCGCGTCGAGCTCACCCTCGTCGGCAAGGGGCCAGTGGTCCGTGCCGAAGCAGACGGCTCCGACAAGTACGCGGCGTTCGATGTCGCACTCGGGCGATTGCTCGAGCGCATCCGGCGGGCGAAGGACCGCCGGAAGGTCCATCGCGGCGGATCCCGACGGCCGACCTCCCTCCGGGAGGCGACGGACGCCGGATTCTCCGAGGTCGGTGTCCAGGCCGCGGCTCCCGAGGTGCTCGCCCAGGTGCGCACCGGCAGCACTCCCGCCATCGACGAGTTCGAACCGCATGTCGATGAAGACGAGGTGTACACGCCGGTCGTCATCCGGCGCAAGGTCTTCGCGGCGACGCCCATGACCGTCGACGACGCGCTCTACTTCATGGAGCTGGTTGGGCACGACTTCTACCTCTTCGTCGATGCGGAGTCGGGCCGGCCGAGCGTCGTCTACCGACGCAAGGGCTGGGACTACGGGGTCATCGGGCTCGACGAGCGGGCTGAGGGGCGCTCGCCGGCGACCTCGCCGGTGGAGCTGCAGCGCGTCACCGCGTGA
- a CDS encoding ComF family protein, which translates to MPAVAREAVRDALAVLVPVACSGCGAPDRAVCTSCRAALSAVPRRIDRAGLVLWAGLEYAGAAASVLGAFKDGARTDAAAVLAPALRAAVTAALAEVAAGAPVEVCTIPSTPAARRARGYVPVEVLLRRCGIRAAPVLALARERADQAGLDAEARQRNAAGGLVARAAARPFGAPRRPLDDHRGGLDGRRFLLVDDIVTTGSTLAEAVRAIDAAGGETAAIAVLAETPRRFPRYAGSSRQTLRDIPAQGGYGGRTGVVDPPFRTG; encoded by the coding sequence ATGCCCGCCGTCGCACGGGAGGCCGTGCGCGACGCGCTCGCGGTGCTCGTTCCCGTGGCGTGCTCCGGCTGCGGTGCGCCCGATCGCGCCGTCTGCACGTCGTGCCGCGCTGCGCTCTCGGCCGTGCCCCGGCGCATCGATCGCGCCGGACTCGTGCTCTGGGCCGGTCTCGAGTACGCGGGTGCGGCCGCGTCGGTGCTCGGCGCCTTCAAGGACGGAGCGCGAACGGATGCCGCGGCGGTGCTCGCGCCCGCACTGCGAGCGGCGGTGACCGCCGCGCTCGCCGAGGTCGCGGCCGGGGCACCGGTCGAGGTGTGCACGATCCCGTCGACGCCGGCGGCTCGCCGGGCGCGCGGCTACGTGCCCGTCGAGGTGCTGCTGCGGCGATGCGGCATCCGTGCGGCGCCCGTGCTCGCGCTCGCGAGGGAGCGCGCCGACCAGGCCGGGCTGGACGCGGAGGCGCGGCAGCGCAATGCGGCCGGCGGGTTGGTCGCGCGCGCTGCGGCTCGCCCGTTCGGGGCGCCGAGGAGGCCGCTCGACGACCATCGAGGCGGGCTCGACGGCCGTCGCTTCCTGCTCGTCGACGACATCGTCACGACGGGGTCGACGCTCGCGGAGGCGGTGCGTGCGATCGATGCGGCGGGTGGCGAGACGGCGGCGATCGCAGTGCTCGCCGAGACGCCGCGCAGGTTCCCGCGATATGCAGGCAGCTCACGGCAAACACTCCGTGACATCCCCGCGCAAGGGGGCTACGGTGGCAGGACAGGCGTGGTCGATCCACCCTTCAGAACCGGGTGA
- a CDS encoding GerMN domain-containing protein has product MRRGVLAAILAVAVPVLLAGCVSIPSSGGVNAGSPALAEESLELDTIVAPPAKDATQQQIVEGFIDAAQSPRNNYQAAREYLTPAFADEWSANARATIDVPGERVFTELGETEIDVDATPAAQLSATGQYDISESSTPIELKYTLEQNDEGQWRISSAPPGLLIDETTFAQVFRGYPLYFFSPDYDYLVPDLRWFAGRDSAQTSIVRALLVGPSEWLAVGVRTAFPEGTRLDSGSVPVEGQVASVDLSGTTDDDVASVQRMELQLQASLDGVRNVKSVALSLNGVEQDVPELTPAPVKNPPVDPRPVVFDGTTFGYLATSGEGVEQIPDLSPQVEALVPTGAALGANGEVAAVRAADGVSVVRVGEDAEPLDPRDGLIVPAIDGTGAVWSVPAGLPGQLVVYPADRSLDSIQLSVPWTGSSIAALEISRDSTRLVALLGDGDTTHFVAASIERDAAGTPTALSPVVLGLDDVEGKPLDVTWLDARTVASLTAVPGGGTRVITQELGGFAVQRRGPEGGIAIDGGNSVQDLRVLTGAEVLEAPSGVGWQARASGIRLIASQQPD; this is encoded by the coding sequence ATGCGTAGAGGAGTCCTGGCGGCGATCCTGGCCGTCGCCGTGCCGGTGCTGCTCGCCGGCTGCGTGTCCATCCCGAGTTCGGGCGGGGTCAACGCCGGTTCGCCGGCCCTGGCCGAGGAATCGCTCGAACTCGACACCATCGTGGCGCCTCCCGCGAAGGACGCGACCCAGCAGCAGATCGTCGAGGGGTTCATCGATGCCGCGCAGAGCCCGCGCAACAACTACCAGGCGGCGCGCGAGTACCTCACGCCGGCGTTCGCCGACGAGTGGAGCGCCAATGCCAGGGCCACGATCGACGTGCCCGGCGAACGAGTGTTCACCGAGCTCGGCGAAACGGAGATCGACGTCGACGCGACCCCCGCGGCGCAGCTCTCGGCGACGGGGCAGTACGACATCTCCGAGTCGAGTACGCCGATCGAGCTCAAGTACACGCTCGAGCAGAACGACGAGGGGCAGTGGCGAATCTCGTCAGCCCCGCCCGGTCTGCTGATCGACGAGACGACCTTCGCGCAGGTCTTCCGGGGCTACCCGCTCTACTTCTTCTCTCCGGACTACGACTACCTCGTCCCCGATCTGCGCTGGTTCGCGGGGCGGGACTCCGCACAGACGAGCATCGTGCGAGCGCTGCTCGTCGGCCCGTCGGAGTGGCTCGCAGTGGGTGTCCGCACTGCGTTCCCCGAGGGAACACGGCTCGACTCGGGGTCGGTGCCCGTCGAAGGGCAGGTGGCGAGCGTCGACCTGTCGGGAACGACCGATGACGACGTGGCGAGCGTGCAGCGCATGGAGTTGCAGCTGCAGGCGAGCCTCGACGGGGTGCGCAACGTCAAGTCCGTCGCGCTGTCGCTGAACGGCGTCGAGCAGGACGTGCCGGAGCTCACTCCGGCGCCGGTGAAGAATCCGCCGGTCGACCCCCGCCCCGTCGTCTTCGACGGCACGACCTTCGGCTACCTCGCGACGTCGGGCGAGGGCGTCGAACAGATTCCCGATCTCTCACCCCAGGTCGAGGCGCTGGTTCCGACCGGGGCGGCGCTCGGCGCGAACGGCGAGGTCGCCGCCGTGCGTGCGGCCGACGGGGTCTCGGTCGTGCGAGTCGGTGAGGACGCCGAGCCGCTCGACCCGCGCGACGGGCTCATCGTGCCGGCGATCGACGGAACCGGTGCGGTCTGGTCGGTGCCCGCGGGCCTTCCCGGGCAATTGGTCGTGTACCCAGCCGATCGATCGCTCGACTCGATCCAGCTGTCGGTGCCGTGGACGGGATCGTCGATCGCCGCCCTCGAGATCTCGCGCGACTCCACCCGACTCGTGGCCCTCCTCGGAGATGGCGACACGACGCATTTCGTCGCCGCCTCGATCGAGCGGGATGCCGCGGGCACGCCGACCGCGCTGAGTCCGGTGGTACTCGGCCTCGACGACGTCGAGGGAAAGCCGCTCGACGTCACCTGGCTCGACGCCCGCACCGTGGCCTCGCTCACGGCCGTGCCCGGTGGCGGAACGCGGGTGATCACGCAGGAGCTCGGCGGCTTCGCCGTGCAGCGGCGGGGTCCCGAGGGCGGCATCGCGATCGACGGCGGCAACAGCGTGCAGGACCTCCGGGTGCTGACCGGGGCCGAGGTGCTCGAAGCGCCGAGCGGTGTCGGCTGGCAGGCGCGGGCGAGCGGCATCCGTCTGATCGCCTCGCAGCAGCCCGACTGA
- the mtrB gene encoding MtrAB system histidine kinase MtrB, translating into MSQAEAPAGFSTGWWREVRLRLADLPRHALELWRRSLQFRTVVITFALSSLAIFVIGLYISFSIASNLFKTQLDSALSDANDATIAAQRILEGSDAADRASMQASMAAVVQTVRSVSGSSAIAYFQPAGASVSLAPPTRIAPILQGGVITPELHEHVRADPDGQYWQSVALEGDDGADDPGVVVGSSIGVPGVGEYELYIGYNFAAAQETLAFMQLVGTIGAVALLVLLSAITLLVVRWVIEPIRSAATTSRRLAAGDLGVRMPEKGEDELATLAASFNGMADSLQARIRELADLSVMQQRFVSDVSHELRTPLTTIRLAGDVLYGQRDDFPGPTSRTVELLHTQTERFETLLSDLLEISRYDAGSVELATEPTNLVHLAGDAIESMHELAHSRGSELRLEAPGGHLDARVDPRRIRRIVRNLLGNAIEHGEGRPIVVAVDSNETAIALSVRDYGLGMTAEESARVFDRFWRADPSRTRTIGGTGLGLAISLEDAVAHGGTLEVWSRRGSGTVFRLTLPRSGVPADEEIVSPLPLEPDDIEATGPPPTGVVGAIDTEATVETDAAGRAASAKGTPAGRWEAHDA; encoded by the coding sequence ATGTCGCAGGCGGAGGCCCCTGCCGGGTTCAGCACGGGGTGGTGGCGCGAGGTCCGGCTCCGTCTCGCCGACCTGCCGCGTCACGCCCTCGAACTGTGGCGGCGCTCCCTGCAGTTCCGCACCGTCGTCATCACCTTCGCCCTGTCGTCGCTCGCGATCTTCGTGATCGGGTTGTACATCTCCTTCAGCATCGCGTCGAACCTCTTCAAGACGCAGCTCGACAGCGCGCTCAGCGACGCCAACGACGCGACGATCGCCGCCCAGCGGATCCTCGAGGGCTCCGATGCCGCCGACCGTGCATCGATGCAGGCGTCCATGGCCGCGGTCGTGCAGACGGTGCGCAGCGTGTCGGGCAGTTCGGCGATCGCCTACTTCCAGCCGGCCGGCGCGTCGGTGTCGCTCGCTCCTCCCACACGGATCGCCCCGATCCTGCAGGGGGGAGTCATCACCCCCGAGCTCCATGAGCATGTGCGCGCCGATCCCGACGGCCAGTACTGGCAGTCGGTTGCCCTCGAAGGCGACGACGGCGCCGACGACCCGGGCGTCGTCGTCGGCAGCTCGATCGGGGTGCCGGGGGTGGGCGAGTACGAGCTGTACATCGGCTACAACTTCGCCGCCGCGCAGGAGACGCTCGCCTTCATGCAGCTCGTCGGCACGATCGGCGCCGTTGCGCTGCTCGTGCTGCTCAGCGCGATCACGCTGCTCGTGGTGCGCTGGGTGATCGAGCCGATCCGGTCGGCGGCGACCACGAGCCGGCGGCTCGCGGCCGGCGACCTCGGTGTGCGCATGCCCGAGAAGGGCGAAGACGAGCTCGCGACGCTCGCCGCCTCCTTCAACGGAATGGCCGACAGCCTGCAGGCGCGCATCCGAGAGCTCGCCGACCTGTCGGTCATGCAGCAGCGCTTCGTCTCCGACGTCTCGCACGAGCTGCGAACGCCGCTGACGACCATCCGGCTCGCCGGCGACGTGCTCTACGGGCAGCGCGACGACTTCCCCGGCCCCACCTCCCGAACGGTCGAGCTCCTGCACACGCAGACCGAACGGTTCGAGACGCTGCTCTCCGACCTGCTCGAGATCAGCCGCTACGACGCCGGGTCCGTCGAACTCGCGACCGAACCCACGAACCTCGTGCACCTCGCGGGCGATGCGATCGAGTCGATGCACGAGCTCGCCCACAGCCGGGGCAGCGAACTCCGGCTCGAGGCGCCGGGCGGACACCTCGATGCGAGGGTCGACCCGCGGCGCATCCGGCGCATCGTCCGGAACCTGCTCGGCAACGCGATCGAACACGGCGAGGGGCGGCCGATCGTCGTCGCCGTCGACAGCAACGAGACCGCCATCGCGCTGTCGGTGCGCGACTACGGGCTCGGCATGACCGCCGAGGAGTCGGCCCGCGTCTTCGACCGCTTCTGGCGGGCCGATCCGAGCCGCACGCGCACGATCGGCGGCACCGGCCTCGGACTCGCCATCTCCCTCGAAGACGCCGTCGCCCACGGCGGCACCCTCGAGGTCTGGTCGCGGCGGGGCTCCGGCACGGTGTTCCGTCTCACGCTGCCGCGCTCCGGCGTGCCCGCAGACGAGGAGATCGTCTCGCCGCTCCCGCTCGAGCCCGACGACATCGAGGCCACCGGGCCGCCGCCGACGGGTGTGGTGGGTGCGATCGACACCGAGGCGACGGTCGAGACGGATGCCGCAGGGCGCGCCGCGTCGGCGAAGGGGACCCCCGCAGGTCGATGGGAGGCGCACGATGCGTAG
- the mtrA gene encoding MtrAB system response regulator MtrA has protein sequence MNPRVLVVDDDTALAEMIGIVLRTEGFEPFFCADGTGALAAFRESKPDLVLLDLMLPGIDGIEVCGRIRAESGTPIIMLTAKTDTADVVKGLESGADDYMVKPFNPKELIARIRTRLRPTPDQAVSTLSIGDLTIDAAGHEVRRGDARINLTPLEFDLLLTLASKPQQVFTREMLLEQVWGYHYKADTRLVNVHVQRLRAKVEHDPDNPRIVMTVRGVGYRAGATT, from the coding sequence ATGAACCCACGCGTACTCGTCGTCGATGACGACACGGCCCTCGCCGAGATGATCGGCATCGTGCTGCGCACCGAGGGGTTCGAACCCTTCTTCTGCGCCGACGGCACCGGAGCGCTCGCCGCCTTCCGCGAGTCCAAGCCCGACCTCGTGCTGCTCGACCTCATGCTCCCGGGCATCGACGGCATCGAGGTGTGCGGGCGCATCCGGGCGGAGTCCGGCACGCCCATCATCATGCTCACCGCGAAGACCGACACCGCCGACGTGGTCAAGGGCCTCGAGTCGGGCGCCGACGACTACATGGTCAAGCCCTTCAACCCGAAGGAGCTGATCGCCCGCATCCGCACACGGTTGCGGCCCACACCCGACCAGGCGGTGTCGACCCTCAGCATCGGCGACCTCACGATCGATGCAGCAGGCCACGAGGTGCGCCGCGGCGACGCCCGCATCAACCTCACCCCGCTCGAGTTCGACCTGCTCCTGACGCTGGCATCGAAGCCGCAGCAGGTCTTCACCCGCGAGATGCTGCTCGAGCAGGTGTGGGGGTACCACTACAAGGCCGACACGCGCCTCGTGAACGTGCACGTGCAGCGTCTGCGCGCCAAGGTCGAGCACGACCCCGACAACCCCCGCATCGTCATGACCGTGCGCGGCGTCGGGTATCGGGCCGGCGCGACCACCTAG
- a CDS encoding glycerophosphoryl diester phosphodiesterase membrane domain-containing protein: MSDRDWQAPGGAPVPPQVPDAPAAAGFDPAAFPPPTAAAPPTAAVPPTFPVPPSYGPPPTAGAPLGWTPPPKPGLLPLHPLGFGTLLWAPFAVLRRNPAATFGTGLVVQLISVIATVAVIAPFMVFVVTRVESASSDADADALMSGAVGGFLLLMLVPMLLSLVASAFLQGVMVVDVASGTLGDRLRFGALWKAAAKRIWPLLGWTAMVAGAIAVVFGALVLAIVLAALIGPAALVVAVLIGLLAGFGLLVLGAWLGTKLSIVPSIIVLEGVGIRTAMRRSWQLTTGYFWRTLGTLLLVGVILSIASQIVVQPVSLIGTILAAIIDPTGAGAAIAITVVTMVVTLVLSLLIGAITAVVQAALVAVIYIDLRMRTEALDLELVRHIEQRGAGMPVTDPYRAPAAAAARPDASSAPAWP; this comes from the coding sequence GTGTCAGACCGCGATTGGCAGGCGCCCGGCGGTGCTCCCGTACCGCCGCAGGTTCCCGATGCCCCGGCCGCCGCCGGGTTCGACCCTGCGGCCTTCCCGCCGCCGACCGCCGCGGCGCCTCCGACAGCCGCGGTGCCCCCGACGTTCCCAGTGCCCCCGTCGTACGGCCCCCCACCGACTGCCGGCGCACCGCTCGGGTGGACGCCACCGCCCAAGCCCGGTCTCCTCCCGTTGCATCCGCTCGGGTTCGGAACGCTGCTGTGGGCGCCGTTCGCGGTGCTCCGGCGCAACCCCGCGGCGACGTTCGGCACCGGGCTCGTGGTGCAGCTGATCTCGGTGATCGCGACCGTCGCCGTCATCGCGCCGTTCATGGTCTTCGTCGTCACCCGGGTCGAGAGCGCGAGCAGCGACGCCGACGCCGACGCGCTCATGTCCGGCGCCGTCGGCGGCTTCCTGCTGCTCATGCTCGTGCCGATGCTGCTGTCGCTCGTCGCGAGCGCCTTCCTGCAGGGCGTCATGGTCGTCGATGTCGCGAGCGGAACCCTCGGCGACCGACTCCGGTTCGGCGCCCTCTGGAAGGCCGCGGCGAAGCGCATCTGGCCGCTGCTCGGCTGGACGGCGATGGTCGCCGGCGCGATCGCGGTCGTGTTCGGCGCGCTCGTGCTGGCCATCGTGCTCGCGGCGCTCATCGGCCCGGCGGCACTCGTCGTCGCCGTGCTCATCGGGCTCCTCGCCGGTTTCGGCCTGCTCGTGCTGGGCGCGTGGCTCGGCACCAAGCTCTCGATCGTGCCGAGCATCATCGTGCTCGAGGGCGTCGGCATCCGCACCGCGATGCGGCGTTCGTGGCAGCTGACCACCGGGTACTTCTGGCGCACGCTCGGCACGCTGCTCCTCGTCGGGGTCATCCTCTCCATCGCGTCGCAGATCGTCGTGCAGCCGGTCTCGCTCATCGGCACGATCCTCGCCGCGATCATCGACCCGACCGGCGCTGGCGCCGCCATCGCGATCACCGTCGTGACGATGGTCGTGACCCTCGTGCTCTCGCTCCTGATCGGAGCGATCACCGCGGTCGTGCAGGCCGCCCTCGTGGCCGTCATCTACATCGACCTGCGCATGCGCACCGAAGCCCTCGACCTCGAGCTCGTGCGGCACATCGAGCAGCGCGGAGCCGGCATGCCGGTGACCGACCCCTACCGTGCCCCGGCGGCCGCGGCGGCGCGTCCCGACGCGTCCTCCGCTCCCGCATGGCCGTGA